Genomic window (Alligator mississippiensis isolate rAllMis1 chromosome 7, rAllMis1, whole genome shotgun sequence):
TAACAGAGGCatggatgcagctggctctggggtgggatgcATCAAGGGTTGGGGATAACAGGGACACCCAGATGCAGCTGGcttcaggggtgggggctgggtgtAACGGGGACCTgaggatgcagctggctctggggttggtATAATGGTTCCCACAATGCATCTGGCTCTGGGGTGAGGCACGGGCTCTGGGGCCCATGCAatgcagctggctgtggggtggggttaGGGATAACAGGGATCccaggatgcagccagctctggggtgagtGCAGTAGATCCCACAATGCATCTGGCTCTGGGGTAGAACAAGGCTGGGTATAACAGAGACACTCCAAACCCccatgcggctggctctggggtgaagcaggggctgggtaTAATGGGGACCCCAGCATGCAGCTGGCTCTGAGGTGGGTCTAGTGGTTCCCACAATGCACCTGGCTCTGGTGTGGGGCAGGCGCTGAGTATACGAGACGCCCCCCCtcaatgcagctggctctggggtgggctggggataACAGGGACGCTCCAATGCAGCTTTGTCTGGAGGGGAACACAGCAAGGGCGGGTATATGGGGAACCCCCAAATGTGGCTGGCTCTAGGGTGGGCACAACAGATCCCACAGTGCATCTGattctggggtggggcaggggctgggtataccagacccccccacccatgcagctGGATCTGGGGTGGGGATAATGGGGCCCCCATGATGTggctggctgtggggcagggaaacaGCAAGGGTGGGTACATGGGGCACCCCGGaagtggctggctctggggtgaaTGTAACAGCTCCCACAATGCATCTGGCTCTGGGCCGTGCCAGTACCTCGGGGGCGAAGTTGTCCAGCATGACGATGTCTGCTCCCGCCTCGGCAGCCTCCAGCGCCTCCTGCAGGCTGCGGCACTCgacctccagcttctggctgaagctgctcaccCGCCGGACGGCCTGGACGGCCTGGGGGGGGCGGAgatgggacccaggtgtccgggctggacatcatccccaccccccacccccgacacTTGGGTCCCAGGGAGTTGGGACGCAGTGTCCCGGATGGACTCCCCTGCCCGTTCCCCTACAGGGGTCCCAAGAAGATGGGACCCAGGGGTGCTGTgaggagttggggctgggcccTACGTGTTCGGGACCCCAGGATGGAACCCAGGCgaccggggcagggctgggcaacaggacccaggcgtccgggccaaactggggggggggtgagctcACCTGGGCCACGCCCCCGGCAGCGTCCACGTGGTTGTCCTTGATCATGACCAGGCCGCCCAGGTCGAGGCGGTGGGGGTCGGCCCCGCCCACCACCAGCCCGTACTTCTCGGCCAATCGGAAGCCTGGCGTGGTCTTGCGTGTGCCGGCCACGCCCACCCCGGCCCAGCCTGCCTCTCGGGCCTGGCGGCAAGCCCGGGCTGCGGCCGTGGCCACCCCGCTGACCCGGCCCAGGCAGTTGAGGGCTGCCCgctcccctgccagcacagcctgggccccgccCCTCACCCAGGCCACACCTGCCACCGGTGTTAGCCACGCCCCCTCGGGCTCCGCCCACTGCacggcacagcccagctgggcgaAGATGGCATCCACGAAGGGCCCCCCTGCCAGGACCCCCGGGGACTTAGCCATGATCTGGGCGGTCACCGGGCGGTCACCCAGGGCTGCCCCGGCGGGATCGAAGGTTGGGGCATCCTCCAAGAGCCAATCGCGGGCCAGCTGGCAGAGGCGGGGGGGcggcagcaggtgggcagggaccgGGGGCGATGCCATGGCCTGGAGGGGAGAGAAAAGCAtagagaggaaaggggaagagagacCAGACAGGCCTCTCCAGCTCCTACAGGCAGTGCCCTGGAGCCCCctagtgaggggagggggagccttgcctgctctcccctgccagaCAGCCCAGGTGCCCAGGCTCCTCAACCCCCTCCTCTCAGCCCCCAGGCCTCGCCCCTCCCAGGGACCCCAGGCGTCTGggctcccaacccccccccgcttctcagtgcctggggcagggctgggaagacagatgggggggtgggggggtgatgcTGGGCCCTTCCCCTAcctggcagggaccccagccgGGCCGAGAGGCCGGAGCgaagcttccaggcagggggagggtccagggaggggctgggagcaaagTCCAGGCCGGTTGGGTGTTAACAGATCCCACCCCAGAGGCGAGCGCAACCTCAGAAAGCCTCCCCTCGGCCCACGGGGACCCTTACTGGGGTGACACCAATGGGCACAGGGGCCCCGCATAGGTGTCACGTGCATCGGAGGCGGCGGGGAGCATGGGGATGAAGGGGCTGGGTTTTCTAGGCGCACCCATTTTGGGGGGACACCAAGCTGCATCGGGGTCACTCATGCTGATACCGCACGCACAGAAAGGGCAAGGGAGGGTCTGGGTTTTCTGGGGGGCCCATATTGGGGTGACACCCACCTTCCTATGGGGGCTGATAGGAGTGTCCCCCACATAGGAGGGGACAGGGGGTCTGGAGGGAGCTGGGTTTCCGGGGGGCCCGTATTGGGGTGACACCAACACAGCTATAGGGGCCCCTATTGATGTCACGGAGAACTGGATAGGGAACATGGGGTGGGGCATACTGGTTAGGGGCCCATACTGATGTCACACGAAGGGGAAGGGATggagaggtggggggctggaTTTTTGGGGGGAGCCCTATTGGGGGGAAGAGGCCCCCGGGGGGGCCCATAGtggggtcacacacacacacacacacacacacacacacacacacacgggggcACGTGCATGTGACACAGCAGGGGGTCGTAACCTGCGTCACCCCAATAGGGCCCCTGTGGGGGTCACCCCGGTGAGGGCTCGCCTCCCTCCCCGTGTGAGGGTGCCACCCCTATAAGGCACCCTCCCCGTGGCGTTCGCTCCGCCTTGCGGGCCCCCACGGGGGTGACACAAGCCCCTACGTGGGGGTCATGGCCACGGTCACTGCCTTGGGCTCTGAGCTGGGCCCGTGGGTGCTCGTGGTAACCCAAGCCCGGTCTCCCGAGACAAGGGAATGCTGGGAACGTGGAGGAGCGCCCAGCCCCGCCCTTCCACCACTTCCGACCTTCTTAAGATGGCCGCTTCCATCCCCTTCTTTGACCTCTCCAAGATGGCGACGCCCGTCCCGAACCGCCCCAAGATGGCGGCTGCATGCGGAACACGAGACGAGGAATCGACCCTCCCAAGATGGCGTCCGGCCATGCGCACACCCCTTCCCGTCCTCTGTTGTTGGGGGCGGAGCTAGGGGGCCCGCGGTGCACGCTGGGAACCTGGCGGACCCGGGGGCGGCTGAGCGAGCGGGCAGCGCGGAGCGGCGGCCATGGtgagcccccccgcccctcccccacccccggggaCCCTCGCCAGGAGTCCCCCCCGCCCCTGGGAGACCTCCCAGCCCCTGACCCCGCCCCTccgggccctgcagcccctcccccgggAACCCCCCGTTGGCCCCGCCCCTTTAAAAACCCCGGGGTCTTGGGGACGCTGGTCACGCCCCCTTCCCGGAAGCCCCGCCCCTTTGGAACCCACGGGGCCTCGGGGTGTGGGTGTTGGCCACGCCTCCTTTAAGCCCCTCGCGCTAGTTGTAGCCCCGCCCCTTCGCTCAAAGGACCCCCCCCAATGCTTTGGCTCCACCCACGCGGTGTCGTCACGTTGAGGGGGACCCCAGGAGGGGGGAacgttgggggaggggggtggtttcTGAGGGGACCCGTTTGGGGGTGGCACAGGCTGCTTGTGGGGGGCCCGGATGCCTGtgacacccccccctcccctcccctctggataTCACCCCAATATGGATCCCGCCCAGACGTGTCACCCCAATATGGGTCTGTTGTGGAGGGGGCCCTGGGCGTGTCACCCCAACGTGGGCCCCCCTATGGGTTGGTGTCACCCCAGTATGGGCCCCCGGGGGGTGCATCACTCAGTTTGGGTCCCCCGGGGGTGTCTCAAAGCAGTCGAGGTCCCCCCTATGTGCATGGGTGTCACCCCAATATGGGTGCCCCCTAGAAAAGGGGTCTCCTATTTGGGACCTCCAGGTGTGTCACCCTAATATCATTCCCCCGTGGGCCTATGTTACCTCGATGTGGGTCCCCCCCGTGCGTGTTTGTGTCACCCCAGTATGGACCCCCCAGGTATGTCACCCCAAATATGTCCCCCCGGGCTTGTGTAGGTGACCCTGTGCAATATGGGTCTTCCCTAAGTGTGGGTGTCACCGTGATATGGGTCATGCCCCCCCAGGTACATGTCACCCCTGTATTGGGCTCCTCTGCATTTAGGTGTCACCAAAAATGGGCCCCCCCGGTGTGTGTCTTCGCCAATATGGGTCCCCAGGGGTGTGTCAGCGCAGTCGAGGTTCCCCGCGTGTGGTTGTACCTTAATACAGATCCCCTAGAGGGGTGTTCTCTCTGTACAGGACCCCCCAGGTGTGCGTCACCCCAGTTCTGTTCCCGTGTGTGCATGTTGTCACCTCGAGATGGGCCCCCCCCCCATAGGTGTCTTACCCCAGTATGAGTTCCTGTTAGAGTCATCCCAGTATGGATGCCCACAGGTGTGCGTCACCCCAGTGTGGGCCTTCTCATGCGTGTTGGTGTCCCCCAGGTGTCTCTCACCCCAATAGGGGTCCCCCTAGGTGTGTCATCCCAGTATGGGGTCCCTTTAGTGTGTGtcaccccactgtgcccccccGAGGGTGTCACACAAAGTGTGTTAGTGTCACACCAGTAAGGGTTTTCCCAGGTATATGGGCTCCGCTTAATGTGTGTCACCCCAGTGTGGGTCCCCTCGTGTGTGCTGGTGTCACCCCAATATAGGTCCCCCCAGGTGTGTGTTAGTGTAATGCCAGGAAGGGTCCCCCTGGGAGCATGCCTCGCCCCAGTAGGGATCCCCCCACGCACCTGCCAGCGTCACCTCAGTGTGGGTCCCCCGCAGGACGTCTTCCTCATGATCCGGAGGCACAAGACGACCATCTTCACGGACGCCAAGGAGTCCAGCACCGTCTACGAGCTCAAGCGCATCGTGGAGGGGATCCTCAAGCGGCCCCCCGAGGAGCAGCGGCTCTACAAGGTggccccggatgcctgggttcccgggggaggggttggggtggcGGCGGCCTGGGAGCACGGACGCCTGGGTCCTCTCCTCACTGCTCCTCTTGCCCCAGGACGACCAACTGCTGGACGATGGGAAGACGTTGGGCGACTGCGGGTTCACCAGCCAGACGGCGCGGCCCCAGGCCCCGGCCACCGTGGGGCTGGCCTTCCGTGGCCCCGGGGGTGAGGCCTGCGGGGCGGGGCTCGGCGAAAGGGGGTGGGGCCAAGGGCAACactgggtggggaaaggggtaGCAGAAAGAGGGTGAAacgagggggcggggcctgacGCTTCTCTCCCCTCGCCAGACGAGGCCTTCGAGCCGCTGCGCATCGactccttctccagccccccagaGCTGCCGGACGTCATGAAGCCGCAGGACTCGGGGTCCGGGGCGAACGAGCAGCCCGTGCAGTGACCCCACCCCCTCCGCTGGGGCTCTGCGCCCCCCTCACCAGATGCTCCTCCTCCTGTTGCCCCTCCTCCCGCCCCCTTTCTGGAATCAATAAAGGACCTGCCTCGTTTCTCGCTGCTGCTCAGTTCGGGGACTCCTGTTCCCAGGACGCCTGGGCAGGAGGTTGGGTGCCCGGACCCTGGCTTCTCCGGGGGGCCAGCTtcaagctcccccctcccccatttgtgggggggcatgggattTTTCTGGAGGTGGAACGATTGAGGTGACGCGCACCTAGCAACACGGGGCATGGGGGGACCAGCTGAGTGTGACAcccaggggggagcagcaggggctgccccttTCCAGACTGAGCCTTCCCATTTCGGCTCCCTGCATGGGTGTTGGTGTCACCCCAATAGTGGTCCCCCATATAAGGTGGTGTCACCCCAATATGGGTCCTCCAGGGGCCTGTCCCTCTAATAGGGATCATCACAGGTCAATGTTACCCCAATATGTTCCCCTATGTCTGCAATGGTGTCACCCCAGTATGGATACCCCCCTAGGCGTGTGATGGTGTCACCCCAATATAGGTTCCCCAGATGTCAGTGTCACCCCAGTATAGGTCCCCCCCAGGTGTGATGATGTCAGTTCAATATGGCCCTCCCAGGTGTTTGATAGTGTCACCCCAATATAAGTCCTCCCTGGTACAAGATAGTGTCACCCCAACATGGGTCAGTGTGACCCCAGTATGAGCCCCCCCCCGGTGTGTGCAGGTGTCACCCCAGTATGGAATATCCTTACCTGTGTGGCGTTACCCCAACATGGCCCCCCAGGTGTGTGGTGTCATCCCAATGCAAGTCCTCCCTGATGCAACATGGTGTCACCCCAATATGGGTGCCCCCCAAATGTGTGTTGTTGCTCCAGTATGGAATATCCTTGCCTGTGTGGTGTCACCCCAACAGGGGTCCCTCTAGGGGTCAGCCTCACCCTAATGTAAGTCCCCCCCAGGTGTGTGACAGTGTCACCCCAGTAGGTCCCTCCAGGGTCAGCATTACCCCAATGTGATTCCCCCAGGTGTGTGATGGGGTTACCCCAATACAAGTCCCCCTGCAACCAGAACAGGCTCCCCCtcgctcctgcccctgccccagggaaccaaggaagacccccacccctgccccaggccccactgccaggcctcCTCTCTGatcccctccccttttttatACCTCACCTCCCATTGGCTGCAAGCCTCCTGAGGGGGGCAAGGCCAACCCAGCAGCACTCTTTAACCCCTTCCTCACTgatgggagggggcgggggctggcTACCCTATGTCTTCATCAGAGAAATGAATTGGGGTCAAGCCAAGGGGCCCAAAAGGTAATGTTAAGATCATGCTGGGGTCAAGGGGTCACAAGGGGGGGGTTAAAACGAGGTAATTGGCTGAAAGGTCATGGCCttttttctggggggaaaaaatggggcccaggtgtctgggggggggggttaacgtTAGGCCAAGAGGGTCACTGAATGGTTCAATCTTGGGTCAACTGCAGGTCAAGGGGTCAAGCCCTGGccattaggtgaaaggtcacggTCACTTTTTTGGGGCCAAGTGAGCATTACTAAGAGGGCACAACAGGTCACTGAGAGTCCAGTTTGGGGTCAGCTGCAGGTCTGGGAGGGACTGAAAGGTCAACTGGGGGTTGAGGATGGGTCAAAGGGGTCAAATCCCGGTAATGAGGTAAAGGGTTATAGCTTTTCTCCTGGAAAAGTCGACTATTGGTGAGGGGTCTGGGGGCCGCTCAATGTGTGGGTCAACTTCAGGTCATGGGGTCATGCCCAGGTCATTGCTCGAAAGGTCACAGTCACTTTTGTCCAGGGGAGCAACACAGGGCTTAGCAGGGTCAAGGGCGCACTGCAAGGTTAATCTGGGGTCAGCTGCAGGTCACGGAGGGGCCGATTGCATTGAACTGGGTGGAAAGGTCACAGCTGGGGGGTCAGTCCGGACCACAGGGTCAACTGCAGGCCAAGGAGTCACCCATCCCGCTCCTAGAGGGTCAGAGGTTATTACCGggttccctggggtgggggggccctcAAACACATCATCTAAAGGTCAAATTGGGAATCGCGGAAGGAGGATTTACTTGACTTAGTACCACGAAGGGGCCGTaggtcgggagcgaggggcaggTGCCACGTGTGGCCTTCCGGCCGCCTTCGTCACCGACGAGCTGGCGGCTGCGGGGgcggcccctccccccgccccgtaggacccaggcgtctgggctccCAGCGCCCCACCCCGCGCTCACCCCCGGGGCCCCATCCGGTCTCTGCAGCTCTCGCCAGAAATAGCCGACCACATCCTGCCCCCCAGCACCCGCGCTGCCCTTATAAGGCCCGGCTGCCTGGGCCAAGGGGGGGCCGAGGGGCCCGCCTGCTTTGCCAGGggagtggggcctggtggggggctgcaggccaggagcgaggggcaccacgATGAGGGGGCAATAGTGGGCCCGTGAACCCCGTAGTGCCTGGGCGGGACTTTCCACGctcagagcccccccaccccccaacttcctGTAGGTTTGGCGGGGTAAGGGTAGGTCATGTGACTGGcgcaggggaggggcaagggtgggggcaATAAATACCCCCCCATTTTCCGCGCCTCGGTCTTTCTGCCCTGCGTGTCCCGGCCCGGAGCCGTCCCTGCCTCTGGGAACAGGTGGGTGCCCACTTCCCGGACGCCTGGGTGCTCTGGGGTGCAGGGGATCAGGCCAAGAGCTTCCAGAAGGAAAATGGGGGGAAATAAAGGGAAATGTGGGGCTAAAAACAGCCCATTTTCCATGGGGCTCTCTTAAAAATCCCAATTATTCAGAGAAGCAGCAAAAAGTATCCATGGAACAGGGAGCAGAACCTTAAAATTGGCCTTTTCCAGACCAGAATGAGCTGTTTTGGTTTGAAATCTACACAGGAATGGGGGAAACCTGGAGAGCTAGCGAATCAGCAGCCGCCGAA
Coding sequences:
- the QPRT gene encoding nicotinate-nucleotide pyrophosphorylase [carboxylating] isoform X2, whose translation is MASPPVPAHLLPPPRLCQLARDWLLEDAPTFDPAGAALGDRPVTAQIMAKSPGVLAGGPFVDAIFAQLGCAVQWAEPEGAWLTPVAGVAWVRGGAQAVLAGERAALNCLGRVSGVATAAARACRQAREAGWAGVGVAGTRKTTPGFRLAEKYGLVVGGADPHRLDLGGLVMIKDNHVDAAGGVAQAVQAVRRVSSFSQKLEVECRSLQEALEAAEAGADIVMLDNFAPETKLHWSVPVIPSPPQSQLH
- the ELOB gene encoding elongin-B, which codes for MDVFLMIRRHKTTIFTDAKESSTVYELKRIVEGILKRPPEEQRLYKDDQLLDDGKTLGDCGFTSQTARPQAPATVGLAFRGPGDEAFEPLRIDSFSSPPELPDVMKPQDSGSGANEQPVQ
- the QPRT gene encoding nicotinate-nucleotide pyrophosphorylase [carboxylating] isoform X1, which codes for MASPPVPAHLLPPPRLCQLARDWLLEDAPTFDPAGAALGDRPVTAQIMAKSPGVLAGGPFVDAIFAQLGCAVQWAEPEGAWLTPVAGVAWVRGGAQAVLAGERAALNCLGRVSGVATAAARACRQAREAGWAGVGVAGTRKTTPGFRLAEKYGLVVGGADPHRLDLGGLVMIKDNHVDAAGGVAQAVQAVRRVSSFSQKLEVECRSLQEALEAAEAGADIVMLDNFAPEELHAAAAALKATRPGLTVEASGGLTEETLPRYLGPCVDVVSLGALTQAAPALDFSLRLCPPALTPPGQG